From Erwinia sp. HDF1-3R, one genomic window encodes:
- a CDS encoding EAL domain-containing protein: MLFNLTGEDNKCRAINALIMHDESRDDVLVRFVKLAGQALGIPGSFISVLDDENQYIKAAHNFPLRKGPREDAFCRFVFESGRELIIPDTYNDPVFFKHPLTLGYPYIRFYAGVPLKNRDGVTLGTLCVTDTVAHPFSDEKIKTLKLLAGLVISFLEAWHSAGFVDPATDLPNRERLLRDLQLLAPGGQKSDYRLVLIDCMEMSRAYELAKSLGMAAVEALLRDMAILLRLRLRLAPSQLLYTVATGRFAILIPASGAYTASEISRKLQGVCAHVEETISIELAVYTGEVTFDPVAQPAHEILRRGISALNEGINLKIPACTFDDVINSRKYAAVSLIDDLTRALEQDAGLYLVYQPKVSMSSGKPVGLEALIRWHHPVYGELSPSLFLPLIDNTELMTKLSDWVIHGVIKQLSTWQATALLLPVSINIRIADFSQDGFADRLEDKMFQAGLPTSLLGIECLETDRIVENRTALYGLEMLKLRGFVIALDDFGAGYSNISYLRRMPLDVIKLDMSLIRELSGNTATRIIARSVIQMLKNLDYIVIAEGVEDADTSHLLQSYGCDQAQGYYYSKALEPKALESWLYWQLRDSLR, encoded by the coding sequence ATGCTGTTCAATCTGACTGGCGAAGATAATAAGTGCAGGGCAATCAATGCCCTGATAATGCACGATGAAAGTCGGGATGACGTGCTGGTCAGGTTCGTTAAACTTGCCGGACAGGCATTAGGTATACCGGGAAGTTTCATCTCCGTGCTGGATGATGAAAACCAATACATTAAAGCCGCGCACAATTTCCCCCTGCGTAAAGGCCCGCGAGAAGATGCTTTTTGCCGGTTCGTTTTTGAAAGCGGGCGTGAACTTATTATTCCAGATACCTATAACGACCCGGTATTTTTTAAGCATCCCCTCACGCTGGGTTATCCTTATATCCGGTTCTATGCTGGCGTCCCACTCAAAAACCGCGATGGTGTTACGCTTGGCACATTATGTGTAACGGATACCGTCGCCCACCCCTTCAGTGACGAGAAAATTAAAACGCTAAAACTCCTGGCGGGGCTGGTGATCTCTTTCCTGGAAGCCTGGCATTCGGCCGGATTTGTCGACCCGGCGACAGACCTGCCAAACAGAGAGCGGTTATTGCGCGATCTCCAACTGCTGGCACCAGGCGGACAAAAAAGTGATTACCGCCTGGTACTGATTGACTGTATGGAGATGTCTCGCGCCTATGAGCTGGCCAAATCATTAGGAATGGCAGCGGTTGAAGCGCTTCTGCGCGATATGGCGATACTTCTGCGCCTTCGGCTCAGGCTGGCACCCAGCCAGCTGCTTTATACGGTTGCTACCGGCCGGTTCGCCATTCTCATCCCTGCGTCTGGCGCGTATACCGCCAGTGAGATTAGCCGAAAGCTACAGGGCGTATGCGCGCACGTCGAAGAAACGATCTCTATAGAGCTGGCGGTTTATACCGGCGAAGTCACCTTCGACCCGGTTGCTCAACCCGCCCATGAAATCCTCAGAAGGGGTATCAGCGCGCTGAATGAAGGCATTAACCTGAAAATCCCTGCCTGTACCTTTGATGATGTCATCAACTCGCGGAAATATGCGGCAGTCTCGCTTATTGATGATCTGACCCGCGCGCTGGAGCAGGATGCGGGGCTTTATCTTGTCTACCAGCCCAAAGTCAGCATGTCGAGCGGTAAGCCCGTTGGGCTGGAAGCCCTAATCCGCTGGCATCATCCGGTCTATGGCGAACTCTCTCCCTCACTGTTCTTACCCCTGATCGATAACACCGAGCTTATGACTAAGCTATCCGACTGGGTCATCCACGGGGTTATTAAGCAACTCTCAACGTGGCAGGCAACCGCCCTGCTCCTGCCGGTCTCCATTAATATCAGGATCGCCGATTTCTCTCAGGATGGCTTCGCCGACAGGCTTGAGGATAAAATGTTCCAGGCTGGCCTGCCAACCTCCCTGCTGGGAATAGAGTGTCTGGAAACCGATCGTATTGTCGAGAATCGCACTGCCTTATATGGCCTTGAGATGCTTAAGCTGCGCGGGTTCGTCATTGCTCTGGATGATTTCGGTGCAGGCTATAGCAATATTAGCTATCTGCGAAGAATGCCGCTTGATGTTATTAAACTCGACATGTCGCTGATTCGTGAGTTATCTGGCAATACCGCCACGCGAATCATTGCCCGCAGCGTCATTCAAATGCTTAAAAACCTCGACTATATCGTCATTGCTGAGGGCGTGGAGGATGCCGATACCAGCCATCTGCTGCAAAGTTACGGCTGCGATCAGGCCCAGGGTTACTATTACTCAAAGGCGCTTGAGCCAAAAGCACTGGAAAGTTGGCTTTACTGGCAGCTTCGGGATTCACTACGCTGA
- a CDS encoding DUF3606 domain-containing protein has product MSKYFKRREPTNRQIVEANEQWEISFWTHELNTTQDSLNRAIKEVGSDNGDIRKWLATARESR; this is encoded by the coding sequence ATGAGTAAATATTTTAAACGCCGGGAACCGACCAATCGACAGATTGTTGAAGCTAATGAACAGTGGGAAATATCCTTCTGGACACATGAACTTAATACAACGCAGGACAGCCTTAATCGCGCCATTAAAGAAGTGGGATCGGATAACGGTGATATTAGAAAATGGTTGGCGACTGCCAGAGAAAGCCGTTAA
- a CDS encoding methyl-accepting chemotaxis protein has protein sequence MPLLPFFYNLKVSAKLGFGFFIAIVAMIAMAVITASCLNTIQDNSSRRTITVDMVGTFDKARLNRTLYQYTNEQQYADKNAEALQELRKQFSRVSAFKWLPEGKEALRGVKEAMEIYVKQRNLLFADMKEMMDRSEALQILPFYIIAKQLDKIALRPDMTTDEALNLQRLSSELKEVAMLTSSFSRLPDSSSAELIQALERAAADAAPVATDTGDIATLKNHAMAALQQAQQSVSAYITIWHNHNTAAKTLVQDGQNFDAAIAVLFDYQKNISSRFVSQSKWTIGMVSIIGMILSILLAWQITRSITRPLSATLGLALKISSGDLSQEIVSQRKDEPGLLLQAVNEMSRNLKDIILNVRNGVEHVNHASSEIAAGNEELSSRTEEQAAAVSQTASSMEELSSTVKLNSENALHASRLASNATQIATQGGNVVEGVVQTMEDIRVSSLRISEITSVINGIAFQTNILALNAAVEAARAGESGRGFAVVAGEVRNLAQRSASAAKEIEGLIKESVRQVNAGSAQVDNAGNTMSDIIKAVAQVSEIMHEIASASDEQNRGIAQINQAMAEMDTTTQQNASLVEESAAAADSLREEAGRLDSVISVFTTGEETAARKAVSGATRRSVLSADLPAQADARWESF, from the coding sequence ATGCCTCTCTTACCTTTTTTTTATAATTTGAAAGTCAGCGCGAAACTGGGTTTTGGCTTTTTTATCGCCATTGTCGCGATGATCGCCATGGCCGTTATTACCGCCAGCTGCCTGAATACCATTCAGGATAACTCCAGCCGCCGCACCATTACGGTGGATATGGTCGGCACTTTTGATAAAGCCCGTCTTAACCGCACGTTGTATCAATATACGAATGAGCAGCAGTATGCGGATAAAAACGCGGAAGCATTGCAGGAGCTGAGAAAACAGTTTAGCCGTGTCAGCGCATTCAAATGGTTACCGGAGGGCAAAGAAGCCCTGCGCGGCGTTAAGGAGGCGATGGAGATCTATGTGAAGCAGCGAAACCTCCTTTTCGCGGATATGAAAGAGATGATGGATCGCAGCGAGGCGCTGCAAATCCTTCCCTTTTATATTATTGCCAAACAGCTTGATAAGATCGCGCTTCGCCCGGACATGACCACCGATGAAGCGCTTAATCTGCAACGTCTTTCTTCAGAACTGAAAGAAGTCGCTATGCTGACGTCCTCCTTTTCCCGCCTGCCGGACAGCAGCTCGGCGGAACTGATTCAGGCGCTGGAGCGCGCCGCAGCTGATGCCGCGCCGGTGGCGACCGATACCGGCGATATTGCCACGTTAAAAAATCATGCGATGGCGGCCCTACAGCAGGCCCAGCAAAGCGTCAGCGCGTATATTACCATCTGGCATAATCATAATACTGCCGCCAAAACGCTGGTTCAGGATGGTCAGAACTTTGATGCCGCAATAGCCGTCCTTTTTGACTATCAAAAAAATATCTCATCCCGCTTTGTCAGCCAGTCAAAATGGACCATTGGGATGGTGTCAATCATCGGCATGATCCTCAGTATTCTGCTTGCGTGGCAAATAACCCGCAGCATTACCCGGCCATTATCTGCCACGCTGGGCCTGGCGCTGAAAATCTCCAGCGGTGATTTAAGTCAGGAGATCGTTTCACAGCGCAAAGATGAGCCTGGGCTGCTATTGCAGGCCGTTAATGAGATGAGTCGTAACCTGAAGGACATCATTCTTAACGTCCGTAACGGGGTGGAGCATGTAAACCACGCCTCGTCAGAAATTGCCGCCGGCAATGAAGAGCTCTCCTCGCGCACCGAAGAGCAGGCTGCCGCCGTGTCACAAACCGCTTCCAGCATGGAAGAACTCTCCTCAACGGTGAAACTCAACAGTGAAAATGCGCTGCATGCCAGCAGGCTGGCCAGTAACGCCACGCAGATTGCGACCCAGGGCGGCAATGTTGTTGAGGGCGTCGTGCAGACGATGGAGGATATTCGCGTAAGCTCATTGCGCATATCGGAGATAACCTCAGTGATTAACGGCATTGCGTTCCAGACCAATATTCTGGCGCTGAACGCCGCCGTTGAGGCGGCCCGCGCGGGCGAAAGCGGCCGTGGGTTCGCCGTGGTGGCCGGAGAGGTCAGAAATCTCGCGCAGCGCAGCGCCTCGGCGGCGAAAGAAATTGAGGGGCTGATTAAAGAGTCGGTCCGACAGGTTAATGCCGGTAGCGCGCAGGTTGATAACGCCGGTAATACGATGAGTGACATTATCAAGGCGGTGGCGCAGGTGAGCGAGATAATGCACGAAATCGCCTCGGCGTCGGATGAACAGAACCGGGGCATCGCCCAAATCAATCAGGCCATGGCGGAGATGGACACCACCACTCAACAGAACGCCTCCCTGGTGGAGGAGTCCGCTGCGGCGGCTGACTCTCTGCGTGAGGAAGCGGGTCGGCTCGACAGCGTTATCTCCGTTTTTACCACCGGAGAGGAGACGGCCGCGCGGAAAGCGGTGTCGGGTGCTACCCGCAGATCGGTTCTCAGCGCTGACCTGCCCGCGCAGGCCGATGCGCGCTGGGAGTCCTTTTAA
- a CDS encoding PAS domain-containing methyl-accepting chemotaxis protein has protein sequence MSSHTSLHCTTTEYVLDNDTTLMTTTDPHGNITYANKSFVEVSGYEQNEIEGQPHNIVRHPDMPKAAFQDMWFTIKQGLPWTGLVKNRRKNGDYYWVRANVVPIIRNNTITGYMSVRIKPAVAEIEAAERLYARMREGKLQHHRLYKGLLLKTGIAKGFSALKVMPLRWRIRSSTGLFWLFTLLSYLMTGLHGQVLAFAAVSSLLAAIAVSAWLEWQIVHPLEKVSSVALKVATGAETQVDPIDRVDEIGMTLRAVGQLGLMFRWLVNDVQEQVTDVHHASDRLATDSEKIASRTEHTADSVQQTAAAMEQITRAVENNVASTDKANSFSVTVSDAAFKGRESMLSVVDTMNKIAGSSTQISTMIALIDSIAFQTNILALNAAVEAARAGEQGRGFAVVASEVRNLANRSASAAQEIRQLIEASTQNIQTGTRQVSDAGEAITQMVDKVQNVKDLLNEISLATHEQGAGLSQVARAVEALDQNTRQNTSLAEESMRGASGMKCQARRLVNAVKVFS, from the coding sequence ATGAGTTCGCATACATCGCTACACTGTACGACTACGGAATATGTTCTTGATAATGACACCACGCTGATGACCACCACGGATCCTCACGGGAACATCACCTATGCCAACAAAAGTTTTGTTGAGGTGAGTGGCTATGAGCAAAATGAAATTGAAGGCCAGCCACATAATATTGTTCGCCATCCGGATATGCCTAAAGCCGCATTCCAGGATATGTGGTTCACCATTAAGCAGGGTCTGCCCTGGACCGGGTTGGTTAAGAATCGCAGGAAAAACGGCGATTACTATTGGGTCCGCGCCAACGTCGTGCCCATTATCAGGAATAACACCATCACCGGCTATATGTCGGTCCGCATCAAGCCCGCAGTAGCAGAAATCGAGGCGGCCGAACGGCTTTACGCCAGAATGCGTGAAGGGAAATTGCAGCACCATCGGCTGTATAAAGGCTTGCTGCTGAAGACGGGAATAGCAAAAGGCTTTTCGGCGCTGAAAGTGATGCCGCTGCGCTGGCGGATCCGCAGCAGCACCGGCCTTTTCTGGCTGTTTACCCTGCTCAGTTACCTGATGACCGGCCTGCATGGCCAGGTGCTGGCTTTCGCTGCCGTCTCTTCCCTGCTGGCGGCCATCGCCGTCAGTGCCTGGCTTGAATGGCAGATTGTTCATCCGCTGGAAAAAGTGAGCAGCGTCGCGCTGAAGGTCGCAACGGGCGCTGAGACCCAGGTCGATCCGATTGACCGCGTTGATGAGATCGGCATGACGCTTCGCGCTGTCGGACAGCTTGGGCTGATGTTTCGCTGGCTGGTCAATGACGTACAGGAACAGGTGACTGACGTACACCACGCCAGCGATCGGCTGGCAACGGACAGTGAAAAAATCGCATCGCGCACCGAACACACTGCCGACAGCGTGCAGCAGACCGCCGCCGCAATGGAGCAAATCACCCGGGCGGTGGAAAACAATGTCGCCAGCACCGATAAGGCAAACAGTTTCTCCGTTACCGTCAGTGATGCCGCGTTCAAAGGGCGGGAATCAATGCTCAGCGTGGTCGACACCATGAATAAGATAGCGGGCAGTTCAACGCAGATTTCGACGATGATTGCGCTTATCGACAGTATTGCCTTTCAGACCAACATTCTGGCGCTCAACGCTGCGGTTGAAGCGGCGCGCGCCGGCGAGCAGGGCAGAGGTTTCGCCGTGGTCGCCAGCGAGGTACGTAACCTAGCGAACCGCAGCGCATCGGCCGCGCAGGAGATACGCCAGCTGATCGAGGCCAGCACGCAAAACATACAGACCGGTACCCGCCAGGTCAGCGATGCAGGTGAAGCGATCACTCAAATGGTGGATAAGGTGCAGAACGTTAAAGATCTGCTAAATGAAATTAGCCTGGCGACGCATGAGCAGGGAGCCGGTCTGAGCCAGGTGGCGCGGGCGGTGGAAGCGCTGGATCAGAACACCCGACAGAATACCTCCCTGGCAGAGGAGAGTATGCGGGGAGCGTCGGGCATGAAATGCCAGGCAAGACGCCTGGTGAATGCGGTTAAGGTCTTCAGCTAA
- a CDS encoding VOC family protein: protein MIVRGIEHIGLTVSDLPAAEQFFINALGASVLYRIVPSGQPDKQVEGKDMTPLNGFPPEMKVVGLVMMRLGNGCNVELFQIDPGVDDKAANISQAGVNHFSIYVDDINQAGEALRRHGGEMFDGPNPCFAQEEGEGNQTWFCHTPFGVLIELITLPSSLHYDKEATDVRWLPDSTAP from the coding sequence ATGATTGTCAGAGGAATTGAGCATATTGGCCTTACCGTTTCAGACCTGCCCGCCGCCGAGCAATTTTTCATTAACGCGCTGGGTGCCAGCGTGTTGTACCGTATCGTGCCGTCAGGCCAGCCTGACAAGCAGGTAGAGGGTAAAGATATGACGCCGCTGAACGGTTTTCCGCCGGAGATGAAGGTGGTGGGCCTGGTGATGATGCGGCTTGGCAATGGTTGCAATGTTGAACTGTTTCAGATCGATCCCGGCGTCGATGATAAAGCCGCCAATATCAGTCAGGCGGGCGTCAACCACTTCTCAATCTACGTGGATGATATTAACCAGGCAGGAGAAGCGCTGCGGCGTCACGGCGGGGAGATGTTTGACGGCCCCAATCCCTGCTTTGCGCAGGAAGAGGGTGAAGGAAATCAGACCTGGTTCTGCCACACGCCCTTTGGCGTGCTGATTGAGCTTATTACCCTGCCCTCTTCCCTGCACTACGATAAAGAGGCAACGGACGTGCGCTGGCTGCCCGACAGCACCGCGCCGTAA
- a CDS encoding methyl-accepting chemotaxis protein translates to MTITQRLSLAFGCLLAAIVILSGYALYDLSASQARFTYVEHNNVQSIININKIVSQAGALRLQLNRHMLGNNDAQWSASESSIATLLPTMKALIAAYRQNNLKDQHDGELALHTAEDLVTVERMLPEFYAYSRQDNNVQALARFDSPDGMAQAIGRVVKDLQEQIAWNVQLGDHLKQDGDRAYSHSLHMMMAVVLASIMLPGVFGFITMFRIRRGLHLMKNTLAEISDSLDLSRTMPVKGRDELAQAATAFNSLTGRFRSVLATVITSAESVNVASREIAAGNIDLSSRTEEQAASLTQTTASMQTMTEAVKQTTEGTLRVSQLAGQAGQQVKDSDITVKTMLSTMEEISQGSTRISDITSVIEGIAFQTNILALNAAVEAARAGEQGRGFAVVASEVRTLAQRSSTSAKEIKALIESSAQLIARGADQATQVNERMEKVRRSVEEVNDLTKEISTLSQEQSMGISQINVALSQMDEVTQQNAALVEEASAAAQSLEEQAENLGKAVAVFS, encoded by the coding sequence ATGACTATTACACAGCGTCTTTCACTCGCCTTTGGCTGTCTGCTAGCCGCGATAGTGATTTTATCCGGCTACGCCCTGTATGATCTGTCAGCCTCACAGGCCCGCTTTACTTACGTTGAGCATAACAACGTTCAAAGCATTATTAATATCAACAAGATTGTTAGCCAGGCTGGTGCGCTTCGCCTGCAGTTAAACCGCCATATGCTGGGTAATAACGATGCGCAGTGGTCGGCGTCAGAAAGTAGTATTGCCACGCTGCTACCCACGATGAAAGCGTTAATCGCAGCCTACCGCCAGAATAACCTCAAGGACCAGCATGACGGCGAGCTGGCTTTGCACACCGCAGAGGATCTGGTCACGGTGGAGCGGATGCTGCCCGAGTTTTATGCCTACTCGCGCCAGGATAACAATGTCCAGGCGCTGGCCCGCTTTGACAGTCCCGACGGCATGGCACAGGCCATTGGCCGGGTCGTTAAGGATCTACAGGAGCAGATCGCCTGGAACGTTCAGCTGGGCGACCACCTGAAGCAGGATGGCGACAGAGCCTACAGCCACTCATTACATATGATGATGGCGGTGGTGCTAGCCAGTATTATGCTGCCCGGTGTGTTTGGTTTCATCACCATGTTCAGGATCCGCCGTGGACTGCATTTGATGAAAAACACCCTGGCTGAAATCAGTGATTCACTCGATCTGAGCCGTACCATGCCCGTTAAAGGACGCGATGAGCTGGCCCAGGCCGCGACGGCATTCAATTCCCTGACCGGGCGCTTTCGTTCAGTGCTGGCGACGGTTATCACCTCAGCCGAGTCGGTAAATGTGGCCTCGCGAGAGATCGCGGCCGGAAATATTGATCTCTCCTCGCGCACCGAGGAACAGGCCGCCTCGCTGACGCAGACCACCGCCAGCATGCAGACTATGACCGAAGCGGTGAAGCAGACCACGGAAGGCACGCTTCGCGTCAGCCAGCTCGCGGGGCAGGCCGGACAGCAGGTTAAAGACAGCGATATCACCGTCAAAACCATGCTCTCCACCATGGAGGAGATCAGTCAGGGTTCCACGCGGATTTCCGACATTACCAGCGTGATTGAGGGCATTGCCTTTCAGACCAACATCCTGGCGCTTAACGCCGCCGTCGAGGCCGCAAGAGCCGGTGAGCAGGGCCGTGGCTTTGCGGTGGTGGCCAGTGAGGTACGGACGCTGGCGCAGCGATCGTCCACCTCAGCTAAAGAGATTAAGGCGCTGATCGAAAGTTCGGCCCAGCTGATCGCGCGCGGCGCAGACCAGGCTACGCAGGTCAATGAGCGCATGGAGAAGGTCAGACGCTCTGTCGAGGAAGTGAATGACCTGACGAAGGAGATCTCCACCCTGAGCCAGGAGCAAAGCATGGGGATCTCGCAGATTAACGTTGCGCTGTCGCAGATGGATGAAGTCACCCAGCAAAATGCTGCCTTAGTTGAAGAAGCTTCCGCTGCGGCCCAGTCACTTGAGGAGCAGGCAGAAAACCTCGGTAAGGCGGTCGCGGTATTTAGCTAA
- a CDS encoding diguanylate phosphodiesterase produces MLSTLIYRSRLSPGVTLPRLYQLADKARVNNASLEVTGILLFDGDYFLQVLEGPLSAVNTLYEHICEDPRHYHIVQLMRDYASARRFGNLGMELMDLRDHAQETVMQTVLQHGTSKYQLSYDDRVLKFIETFVTGGGRDNRPESDDARHWHLVSEACYQTQDDTPSEAAPCQFAFQPIVEPLKRTISSLEALIRSPSGGPAQDYFASLPPEKLYEADLQSKYWALKQAKKMGIGRNKISLNLLPMSLVVVPDAVDILLDQIARNGLIPDQVIVEVTEDEVISRFDEFERAMRQLRCSGISLAIDDFGAGFAGLSLLSRFQPDKLKIDRSLITDIHHDGPKQAIVQAIITCCSAMEIAIVAEGVEKIEEWRWLEAAGIQRFQGYLFARPQLGGIAPVTWPYRREP; encoded by the coding sequence ATGCTGTCGACGCTGATCTACCGAAGCCGCCTGAGTCCAGGCGTTACGCTGCCACGACTTTATCAGCTTGCTGATAAGGCGCGAGTCAACAACGCCTCTCTGGAGGTAACGGGCATTCTTTTGTTTGACGGTGATTATTTCCTCCAGGTCCTCGAAGGTCCGCTCAGCGCCGTAAATACCCTTTATGAACATATTTGCGAGGATCCCCGGCATTATCATATCGTCCAGCTGATGCGTGATTATGCCTCTGCACGTCGCTTCGGTAACCTGGGAATGGAGCTCATGGATCTGCGCGACCATGCGCAGGAAACGGTGATGCAAACGGTTTTACAGCACGGAACCTCGAAATATCAGCTCAGTTACGACGATCGGGTTTTAAAGTTTATTGAAACCTTTGTCACCGGCGGCGGCAGAGATAACCGTCCGGAGAGCGACGACGCGCGTCACTGGCATCTGGTATCAGAGGCGTGTTATCAAACCCAGGATGACACCCCTTCAGAAGCCGCACCCTGCCAGTTTGCCTTTCAGCCCATCGTGGAGCCGTTGAAGCGTACGATAAGCTCGCTGGAGGCGCTCATTCGCAGCCCCTCAGGTGGCCCGGCACAGGACTATTTTGCTTCGCTTCCTCCCGAAAAGCTGTATGAAGCGGATCTCCAGTCGAAGTACTGGGCGCTGAAGCAGGCCAAAAAAATGGGTATTGGGCGTAATAAAATTTCGCTTAACCTGCTGCCTATGTCGCTGGTGGTGGTGCCGGATGCGGTTGATATCCTTCTCGATCAGATTGCCCGCAACGGGCTGATCCCGGATCAGGTTATCGTGGAAGTGACCGAGGATGAGGTGATATCCCGGTTCGACGAGTTTGAGCGGGCGATGCGTCAGCTGCGCTGCTCGGGGATTAGCCTGGCCATTGATGACTTTGGTGCAGGGTTTGCGGGATTGTCACTGCTGTCCCGTTTTCAGCCCGACAAGCTAAAAATCGACCGCAGCCTGATTACCGATATTCATCATGACGGACCGAAACAGGCAATCGTTCAGGCGATTATCACCTGCTGTTCGGCGATGGAAATTGCCATAGTGGCCGAAGGGGTAGAGAAGATTGAAGAGTGGCGCTGGCTGGAAGCGGCAGGCATTCAGCGCTTTCAGGGGTACCTGTTTGCCCGGCCTCAGCTTGGCGGTATCGCACCTGTTACCTGGCCTTACCGACGAGAGCCTTAA
- a CDS encoding YgdI/YgdR family lipoprotein — protein MKKMIYLPVAALVCIAALSGCTRSSYAIHTNDGRTLVSDGKPAEDSKTGLIQYTDANGKHQQINKSEVKEMSEFPK, from the coding sequence ATGAAAAAAATGATCTATTTGCCTGTTGCCGCGCTGGTTTGTATTGCCGCGCTCTCCGGTTGTACGCGTAGCAGTTATGCTATTCACACCAATGACGGGCGCACTTTAGTCAGCGATGGCAAGCCTGCGGAAGATAGCAAAACGGGCCTGATCCAATATACCGATGCTAACGGTAAGCACCAGCAGATCAATAAAAGCGAAGTGAAGGAAATGAGCGAATTTCCTAAGTAA
- a CDS encoding YgdI/YgdR family lipoprotein, producing the protein MNVKLLSVATLTALSLLFVAGCSSNQAIKTTDGRTIVTDGKPQVDSDTGLVSYKDAQTGKTEQINRNQVKNMSELNN; encoded by the coding sequence ATGAACGTAAAATTACTCTCTGTAGCAACGCTGACTGCGTTATCACTGCTTTTTGTTGCCGGGTGTTCTTCAAACCAGGCAATTAAGACCACCGATGGCAGAACTATCGTGACCGATGGTAAGCCGCAGGTGGATAGCGATACCGGACTGGTTTCCTATAAGGATGCCCAGACGGGTAAGACCGAGCAGATTAACCGTAATCAGGTTAAAAACATGAGTGAATTAAATAACTAA
- a CDS encoding MarR family winged helix-turn-helix transcriptional regulator, whose product MNSQNFMFLLGDIRRNLLKLGETLFHHEHLTIAQARVLFHLERNEGIKQAELAEILDVAPITLARVLNDLEAQALIERRKSSLDRRILNLFLTPTSRQELEKFDADMRGLLEVTCRGISSQEIAQVSDILEKMDANIVGFLKAEQKAKAVPKRVPPAGAVETPQTDSE is encoded by the coding sequence TTGAACTCCCAGAATTTTATGTTTTTACTGGGTGATATCCGCCGCAACCTGCTTAAGCTGGGTGAAACGCTCTTTCATCACGAGCATCTGACCATTGCCCAGGCGCGCGTACTCTTTCATCTGGAGAGAAATGAGGGTATCAAACAGGCCGAGCTGGCTGAAATCCTGGATGTTGCACCCATCACGCTGGCACGCGTGCTGAACGATCTGGAAGCGCAGGCGCTGATTGAGCGGCGTAAAAGCAGCCTGGATCGCCGTATTTTGAATCTCTTCCTCACTCCGACCTCACGTCAGGAGTTGGAAAAGTTCGACGCGGATATGCGAGGGCTGCTTGAGGTCACCTGTCGGGGCATTTCATCCCAGGAGATTGCGCAGGTATCCGACATTCTGGAGAAGATGGACGCCAACATTGTCGGCTTCCTTAAGGCGGAACAAAAAGCAAAAGCCGTCCCGAAGCGGGTGCCGCCAGCCGGTGCGGTTGAGACGCCGCAGACCGATAGCGAATAA